DNA from Brevibacterium sp. 'Marine':
CCAGCCGAAGGCTCTTCGGCGGGGAGTGGGACGGCATGGGCGCCAACGATCTCAACAACTTCAGGGACGACTACTTCGCCGTCCCCGAGGACGAGCAGTCGCCGTTCGCGTCCCATCTCACAGCTGACCTGTCCGGTCTGCCGCCGGTGTTCGTCGCCGGCGCCGGGCTCGACCCGCTGCGCGATGACAGCCGCGCCTTGGCTCGGTCACTGGCACGGGCGGGCAACGATGTCGAGTTCGAGGAGTACCCGAATGTGCTCCACTCTTTCCTCCACTTCGGCCGCCTCGTCGATGAAACCGACAAGGCGCTGGCCAGCGCTGCCGACTTCGCAGCCGACCGTATCCGTCGATGAATACAGAGCTGAGAGGACACGTTCAGCGGCCCGGGACCTGATTTCTCAACCCCGGGCGGCTCTGACTGCAGGCAGCTGTGCGCCGACGACTGTCTCCATTCGACGGACCGGCTCTCTACGGAAGTCGCAACCGCTCGTCTGCGGCACCGTCGGACTGCCGCTGCCGCTCGCGTTCGATCTCAGCGTCGAACTCGGCACCGAGGAGCAGCGAGAGGTTGACCATCCATATCCAGGCGAGCCCGACGATCACTCCCCCGATCGACCCATAGGTGACGTTGTAGCTGCTGAAGTTGTTGATATAGAGAACGAAGCAGGCCGACACGGCAAGCAGCACGAGCAGAGCGACGAACGCACCGAGGCTGACCCAGCGGAACGTCGGCTGCCTGACGTTCGGGGTCACATAGTAGAGCAGAGCGATGAGCAGTATGACGAAGAAGACGAAGACCGGCCATCTGACCACGTTCCAGATCAGCAGGGCAGTCGCGCCCATTCCGATGAGCTCGCCGAGCGTCTCGGCGATGGGCCCGGACAGCACGAGCAGCAGCCCCAGAGCGGCCAGCACGAGAAGCGTGACCACGGTCATCAGCAGCATGAGCGGCTTGAACTTCCAATAGGGACGGGTCTCCTCGACCCGGTAGACGGCGTTCAGGGCACGACCGAACGCTCCGACGTATTTCGACGACGACCAGATCGCCAGCAGCAGGCTGCCGATGAGGGTGGCTCCCGCCGACGACGACTCGGTGAGCTCGACGATGAACGGCCGGATCGCCGAGGCTGCCTCGGCCGAGACTCCGTGGACCAACGAAAGCACCGCCTTCGTGGTCGACTCGGCTTCCCCGACCACGCCGAGCAGCGAGACCAAGGCGAGGATGGCCGGTGCCGCAGAGAGGAGAACGTAGAAGCCCAGTCCGGCAGCTCTGTCGAGGCACTCGTCTTCGAGCAGACGTCCAAGAGCGCCCTTGACGATCCGGACTCGATTCAGCCGTGGCGTGGTCCGGCTCATTGCATTCCCACTCTGTAGTCCTTGGCCGCATGGATCATCGAGTTGAGAGTCGCGATGACCGGCACGGAGAAGAAGGCTCCGGCGATGCCGGCGACCGCTGCTCCCGCTGTCACCCCGAGGATCACCGCCAAGGGGTGGATCTTCACTGTGGGTCCTGTCAGCCAGGGCTGCAGGACATGGCTTTCGAGCTGCTGTACGACGATGACGATCCCGAGCATGATCAGGCCGTGGACCCAGCCGTTGAAGAGCAGCGCCAAGCCTACCGCGACTGCGCCGCCCACGATTGCTCCGACGAACGGCACGAAGGCACCGAGGAAGACCACCAGGGCGATCGGCACCGCCAATGGGACCCCGAGGATCAGTGCGCCCACTCCGATCCCGATCGCGTCGCTGGCCGCGACGACGAGCTGGATCCGAATGAAGTTCGTCAGCGTCTTCCACCCGGCCTCGCCGGCCGCCCAGATCCGCGCATGCGCCTTCTTCGGCCAGATGTTGACGACCCAGGTCCAGATGCCCCGTCCGTCGATGAGCGCGAAGAGGGTGACGAACAGGATGATGAGAGCGCCTTCGATGATATGAGCCGCCGTCGTGCCCACTTCGGCGGCGCCGGAGCCGAGACCTTCTGCATTGTCCTGCAGCCACTTCCCCGAGGAATCGACGAAATCATTGAGTTTGGCTTCGGTGATTCCGAACGGCTGCATGGCCAAGAACTGCTTCGCCGCGTCCAGGGTTGTCGCCACCTGCTTCTGGATCTCAGGTATCTCACCTCTGATCTGAACGGTGATGAGGAGGGTGAGTCCGGCCAGCAGGCCGAGAACGGCGACCCAGACGGTCACCACCGCCAGCCATTTCGGCCACCGATGCCGCTGCAGGAACGACGACAAGGGCACCAAGAGGGCAGAGAGGACGAGGCCGGCCAGGAACGGGATGACTATCTGAGCGACCTGCAGGGCAACGAAGATCGCAACTGTGATCCCTGCGATGATCACCAGCAGGTATCCGGTGAAGCGGGCACCGAGTTTGAGCCCCTCGGGAATCGGGTCATCGCGATTCGGAGTCGCGTTCGGCGAACCTTCAGTCATGGCCCAACACTAATGCCGCGAGGCACTCAGTGGGTGGGTCGTTTCCTTC
Protein-coding regions in this window:
- a CDS encoding YihY/virulence factor BrkB family protein, yielding MSRTTPRLNRVRIVKGALGRLLEDECLDRAAGLGFYVLLSAAPAILALVSLLGVVGEAESTTKAVLSLVHGVSAEAASAIRPFIVELTESSSAGATLIGSLLLAIWSSSKYVGAFGRALNAVYRVEETRPYWKFKPLMLLMTVVTLLVLAALGLLLVLSGPIAETLGELIGMGATALLIWNVVRWPVFVFFVILLIALLYYVTPNVRQPTFRWVSLGAFVALLVLLAVSACFVLYINNFSSYNVTYGSIGGVIVGLAWIWMVNLSLLLGAEFDAEIERERQRQSDGAADERLRLP
- a CDS encoding AI-2E family transporter, giving the protein MTEGSPNATPNRDDPIPEGLKLGARFTGYLLVIIAGITVAIFVALQVAQIVIPFLAGLVLSALLVPLSSFLQRHRWPKWLAVVTVWVAVLGLLAGLTLLITVQIRGEIPEIQKQVATTLDAAKQFLAMQPFGITEAKLNDFVDSSGKWLQDNAEGLGSGAAEVGTTAAHIIEGALIILFVTLFALIDGRGIWTWVVNIWPKKAHARIWAAGEAGWKTLTNFIRIQLVVAASDAIGIGVGALILGVPLAVPIALVVFLGAFVPFVGAIVGGAVAVGLALLFNGWVHGLIMLGIVIVVQQLESHVLQPWLTGPTVKIHPLAVILGVTAGAAVAGIAGAFFSVPVIATLNSMIHAAKDYRVGMQ